AGGTAAAATACTGACTTTCCTACATGCGAGGGGTTTATAAAATCAACTTCAGTCACCCAAGTCTATAATATGTCTTGCCTTTCCTTCTCCTGCTTTCAAAACCAGATGGACTTGGATAAGTTCTCCAAAGGTATCAACCGCTTCACCAGGGAAGATCCAACATTCAGAGTCAATTTTGACACAGAGAGCAAGGAAACCATCATATCGGGCATGGGAGAGCTGCATCTGGAGATCTATTCCCAGGTAGGGCGTCGGATAAGGTGTGACTGAGTGGATGCTCTTCTGTAATGAGTAAGGTCTTTTGTGATAACGACTAATTTTGTCCCTTCAAACCGGTAAGGTTGTCTGTTTCAACGGGGATTTGTCCTTGTTTTACAGAGAATGGAGCGGGAGTACAGCTGCCCCTGTCTGATGGGAAAGCCCAAAGTAGCGTTCAGAGAGACAATCACGAGTGCTGTACCGTAAGTACTAATATaaaacctgctacctgcacacaGCACAAAAACAGAGGCAACGACTCcagtttaaagatttttttttttttatctgtgatACATTTTGCCGTCAGCAATATACTATTGTTTAAGGATGTATATTTCTACATATGGTGAATTTATATACTTTTTTGGTAGTGAAGGCTCGCAACTTTTTTGGTAAGCCAAAAGGTATGTGTGTCACATACGCTTCACAAACCGCAGCAGCAAATCACGGCTTACTCCATGTAGCCACACCCTGAACACATTTACACCCCAAAACTGAAACACAACATGTGAAGCAAGACGATACGTTACAGGCTGGAGGTCGCAGCGTGACAGAGTCGTGCAGTGTGAAACGTTTGCGTGACTACAACTCAATTTGCATTGAGTGGCGGCGCCTCACAGTCACACTTTGGCAGTTCTTCCATCTGCAGGACTTTCACGCCCTCTGGTGGGGACCAGCTGACTAGCAGCTTCCAGTGGCCAATTTCCTGCAACGATACACACATTTCAGACAAAAATCTCATTTGATGGATGTTTTTACCCCGAAATTGTTTGCAGTGGCTGCAGTGGGAATTGAGCCCCTACCCCCGGCAGTGCTAAGTGGCATGCTCCACTGATCTACAGGACCACTGCATGTTCCAAACAGACACCAAATGGTTATTTGAATAACTTGGGACTAACCTGGGAAACCAGGTCGTGCACCAAAACGTGGTAGTTGAACCTCAGCTGGTTGTTCTCAGTTTCCTGAAATGGCAGACAGAGAAACCGCATCTTTCAGTCGGTTCAGCTGGAAAACTTATAAGATGAGCAGAGCTGACCATAATAACTGGGGGAAACTTGGCGAACTTGAAGTAGATCTGATAATGACGTACAAGCGACGTAACATAAAATCAGTTTTCTTAAAGTCACAATCTGCAGTTGATGCGCACAGCAGCTGATCGCCCCGCTTCTGTCGCCCTTCACTTTATTACTTGCGAGTGAGAAAACCGGCCGACGCCATGTTGCCAAGAATTAGCTCCTTTTCTTAAACCAGTTCACAACAGCAACCAGATATGTCTTGTTTCATGTTGTCAGGAGGGCGCTCATGTTGTCGCAGTACTCCACATAACTATGATGTCATTACCTTTAAAACTCTCCGTAGATTTAGTTCTTAAAGGGTACAAGAGACAAATAGACGCACTGTTTGTAAATTGCTCAAAAATGTGTTACTTGAATCGTACTTCTGAAAAAAGAATCTCGAAAGCTTAGGTTTGGCTTCTATTCCCACATTGTTGCACAACATTGTTTTTAGTGAATATCCTCGTATCTGTTGTAAGAAAATCCTTTTATAATTACAGCTATGAATGGCTAATATGAGTCAGCtttacttaaaactcataatctaCATAGCGATAGTACCTTTTAGACCCAGTCCTTGTGGGATGACTTCAACAACTCACCAGTTGTGTGACGTTGGCCACCTGAGCCATGTTGTACAGCGTGCTTTCGTTGGATTCTTTCAGCATGATGAAACTAGCTGCCACACCCCCCAGGTACCAGAAGGGTTTCATACTCGGGTCAATGTGACCGTCACTATCTGTTGATCAGAATATCAATACGTTGATGTCAATACCAAAACACAAGATATGTGGTTTACAGGTCACAAATATCTAGAGAATTTTGATGATTAGGCGTGCaagaggtttttttcccccaccctctttttctccccaatcacacccggccaattaccccactcttccgagccgtcccggtcgctgatccaccccctctgccgatccagggagggctgcagactgccacatgcctccaccgatacatgtggagtcaccacacacttcttttcacctgacggtgaggagtttcaccagggggacgtagcgcgtgggaggatcacgctatttcatcccagttccccctcccccccgaacaggtgccccccgaccgaccggagaaggcgctagcgcagtaaccaggacacatacccacatccggcttcccacccaccgaaacggccaattgtgtctgtagggacgcccgaccaagccggaggttacacggggattcaaacgggcgatcctcgtgttggtaggcaacggaatataccgccgcgctacccagacgccaggAGTGCAAGACATTTAATGTTAAATCACAAAGCATCATCTGGAGAATTATATAATCGTACTGTAAGGCCTCGTGTTACTATAACGGCGCTCGTGCTGCGTCTGGGCTGCAATGACGGCCATTTGTGCTGCTTCAGCAATGTTAAAGGAACGCCGCTTTCACTTAAAACAGTGAACACGCACCGATCATGTTGCAACACATAAGCATTTTAAATGCAGATTGTTGTTATCCAAAATCTGCTATTGTGAGTTTAGTAGTACATGCAGAAAGTCTGTGTAGAGTTTGTTTAACTGTACATACCAGGCAAGTTGTGTGCAGTTAATGGAGCATGGCTCATCTTGTACTGCTGGTATAACGCCTCTTCCTGAACCATGGTGTTGATTTTTGACAAGTCACCGCATGAAGCCTGGACCTGGGGTGGTGTCTGACCTTCACCCACTGGGAAGACCACCTCTGCAGAGCATTTCGCTGTAGTCTGCGTGAATCGGGGGAAGAGGGGCAGGGGGGTGAGACGGAAGAGGACAGAGAAGGAGAGGCAGATGTAAAAAGCAAGGAGTGTAGATGGACAGAACGAAGGCAAAAATCAAATTCTGATTATTTTAGAGTCAAGATTTCAGTACACACAATGAACAGTTTACACGCACTGAATTTATGGCACACACAAGTATAGCAGTATGGCTTCACCTCATCTGGGAACATGGCTACTCTTCTGCAATAGTCTTTTCAGCTGCTGCTTCGTAAATAAATGCATGTGTCTTGTCTTTGCAAAAGATGTTAAGTCCAAAAAGTTAGCTGGTACTGCTTTAAGAGCAAGCTTAAATAAAAGCATGTTTCAATGGGCGTTAAATCGACTCCAAAATAGGCCTCTTCACTCGAAACCACTGTTCACAGATACAGCGAAATAGTCTAGATTCAACATTTTAATTTGAAAGTTCGGATAATTTTAATGCGGTTTCAATTAAGAATCACCGCCCATAACCAGTCTAGAATCAAAGTGAGCCTCAGGGAAGCAGGTGTAAAACCCCTATTGTTGGTCGATATCAGCAGAGAAATGACAAGAATAAACACTTAAAAGGTGGCAAAAGAGTGAGAATAAAAGTTAGTTCTAGATTTTAAATAAGTGAAGAACATGCTGCTCCGTTATAAACCCAGATTTAAGCAGCGGTCCTGAAAACTGTTCAGTTTTCTATTGAAGATATTCCACAGTAACTCATCTTAATCctaaacggtgtgtgtgtgtgtgtgtgtgtgtgtgtgtgtgtcctagtgCATGTGGCATGTTAAACTAGTTCTTACATTGCTCGTCGTCTCCTGCAGCGAGATCTCCAGGTGGTACTTCCTCCCAGAGCCAGCCACCTCCTAAGGGGTCGATCAGAAATTCAAGCACAATTCTATGGACGTGTTCCTCAACATAAACTGTTTAGATCAAGAACAAACAACACCGTGAGACAAAGTGATATCCCCCCTGACCTCTGCATTGGCTTTGTGGACCCTGAGCAGTTCGAAACGCCGGTATGGTGAGCTGTGGCGGGTGTTGAGGTAGTGCTGGACCACTTTGGCTGCCCTCTGAGCATGGTAGTGGCTCGGGTTCAACTCTCCAGTCGCCATCGCATCTGCTTCCAACCCCTCCTCTATCACTGCTCCTCCCTGTTTTCCCCCCAAAAGAAATAAAAGTATAGAAACAAAGGAAAGGGACAATAAACAAGGAAAGTTTGGATCAGGAACCGGTGTAGGGGGTGTAGGGATGGGCTTTCTGCACCAAAAAGGACTTTAACCTTTTCCTATAGGCAGGGTGGGGTGTGCTTATGTTCCGTCTCCCGATAAGGAATGATTTTACATAAGCATGGCATTACGAAATAAACTCTACAAACTGTAAGGAGGGAAAAAAGCAAACTTAGAAGCATGTGACAAGGTGACAAGGTGAAGTTGTAAAGTTGTGTAGCCTATAGCGGTGAATGTTACAAACAGAGACTAAAGTAAGAAAGCGTTCATTGAACAGACAAGGTCATCCTGAGACTCACTTATTTGGAGGGTGGAAAACGGTTGGATTtgccagatacacagacacagacagtgcTGCCTCATACGACTGAAAGAATTGCCTTCCACTTTTCCTTATCTCCACTTCCTCAATTCTGTGGAAGGACCGGCCCCTTTTCTTAAAGAGACAGAGCTCAATTTTATTCCCAGTCTTTCAAATAGAAGTAGCCCCCTaaaccagtgggggggggggttctctctctctcttttttgaaaaaaaatttttttattattatattaaaacaaGTGTAATGCCAAAATATGCAACCATCGAAAATTGTGACCATGGTTGTCCTGAACTCACAGAAAGTGCCTCCTCCACAGTTGTCACCAGATGGCGTGCAGGAGGGATGACCACTCTCCCAGATACTTAACCTGACCTCGACCACACCAAACCAAACTCGTATCTAAACTTAACCAGGTGGTGTGGGGAGTTTGAGGTGTCTGCCAGTCCGCTGCAAAAATCTTTTGACCGACCGATCCCCAGTTtttcagaatcaggaacactttatgtgTCGTTTCGTTTCAtccacttgcgcacatgaaatgaaacgaaacgtcgtttccccccagcccacggcggtgcaacacaaagacaaaaaaatatatccaaaaactacaagaacgtgtagccaaactaacacatatatctaaactaaacagaacaaatcactgtccaggaggacgaacaccagccaggatgactgtcggaactggcgGTCTGCAAGGTTTGCGAAGCTTAATCGTGGCGACGGTGTTGGACAGTCGTGGATTTTGATCCAACACTGGTCCTCAGTGACCCACAGCACTGCTGAATCACCTATTCTTTAAGGTAGAAGGTTACGTTCCCCTGTTGAGTCAGAACACGCAGCCATGTGATGTGGGAGAGTTTTTAGACCCGACAGAATAGAAAACCTGCTGGACTGTTGGTTCTCCAAGGACTGGTTTGAAAACTGCCGCTCTCAGTGACCTGATGGACTTAAATGGCCATGCGGGTACTCTGACTTCCTTTTAGAGTGATCGCTCAACTTTTACACTTTTAGTTTTGGAATACCCATCTTTGTTAAAATTATATTAAAAGGAATACCATTGCTCATTCATGGTTGTTTTGTCTCGTTGGCGCTTTAGGTTTGACTTCACCCATAAGAAGCAGTCTGGTGGATCTGGGCAGTATGGTAAAGTTATTGGTGTTTTGGAGCCCCTGGAGTCAGAAGACTACACCAAGCTGGAGTTTGAGGACCAGACCATTGGAACTAATGTCCCCAAACAGTTTGTGCCAGCTGTTGAGAAGGTATGAAATTGTTAACACCCCCCTCCAACATAGTTGTGTGGTAAGGAGTTTGAGAAACAGCTGATGTTCTTTAAGATAACATGTCCAGTTTCCCACAAGGCTGAAATCTGAGTCATAGAATGAGCACGTACGTCTTAGATTACACTTCCGTGTAAAATCGTCTTTTCCTTCTACGGCTCCGTTTCACTGCTGTCCTCTGTACAGGGGTTCAGAGACGCTTGTGAGAGAGGGCCCCTGAGCGGACACAAGATCTCCGGCGTTAGGTTCTTGCTGGAAGACGGAGCAAACCACATGGTGGATTCAAATGAAATATCCTTTATTCGTGCAGGAGAGGGCGCTGTTAAACAAGGTGAGTGTCAGATCACTCCCAGCAGTTTACCGCTGTTCCTGGTTTTAACCGTTGTCGGTTTTACTAGTTTTTGCTTTTCCTCTGTGCACGTCAAATTCTTATACACAAGTTAATCTGTGCCAACGTCCCTCCCCACCCCACACGCAGCAATGGAGAAGGCCAACACTGTCATCTTAGAGCCCATCATGTCTGTGGAAATTGTGGCGCCGCAGGAATTTCAGGGAGCCGTCATTGCAGGGGTCAACCGTCGCCACGGTGTCATTACAGGGCAGGATGGGACAGATGGATATTTCACACTGTATGCTGATGTGAGTTTACAACATTCGCACGGTGATGGGTAGCACCATTCGCTTAACCCATCTACGCTCTTTTAGCCAATTGCTCAATTAACCCCATTTTTGACCGGTAtcctattaccccccccccccccccccccacagattcCTCTAAACGATATGTTCGGCTACGCCACAGAGCTGCGCTCCTGTACAGAGGTAAGACGATGAACTAAAGATTGTTCAGTAtcatcaaggctcagcgttttcggtttttatttttcaaagccatccagcatgtcgaatttcgccacaagaggacattgttacataacctcacatgaacaggaacaacttttggtaacactttctatgaagcttgcatctataacgccctataagcatctataacgccctataagtgtatctataagtcattgtaagagtcattataaccatgtatatgtcctcacaacacctcataaccacctttatgatacattatgtcaatttaaaacggatttatgcattataaatatgtcatcattagcctgtttatctgtcaaatgtcataatgcatcatagccaacttgttttgctgaagttttgtagagatgcatgatgagacttcagtgctatttcacagtcttcagccataactgttagtcattgtaatacacatgataggaaagtatgggcgttatagatgcaataaatGCTTATTGGGCGTTATAgacgcaagcttcatagaaagtgttacccaacttttggatccgtggaaacataaaatccaggtgaaaatcggtttaaaaatctgggtatttttcggtgaaaatcggtaaaaactgaaaacgctgagccttgagtatcATCCAAGTGATGTTTTGCATACTGAGAAGCTCGTGAGGTCCTCTTTGTTAAGTTACAGGCCTGaagatcttttttttaatttatttattttaaaatctGCCTCTAGGGAAAAGGGGAGTACACCATGGAATATAGCAAATACCAGCCCTGCCTGCCAGCCACACAAGAGGAGATCATCCATAAGTACCTGGAAGCTACAGGCCAGCTACCTGCCAAGAAGAACAAGTGGAAGAGCTGAAAACAGTTGACACACCCCAAACAGCAAACTGGACTCAGGCATGATAAACCTCCCCTATGTGTccgcacacccaaacacacacacacacacacacacacacttcaagttATAGTTTGAGGATGACCCTTATTTTCAGAGAATTCAAATACGTTCAGAATTCACAACTCATAATCTTGCATTGTATATATTTGCATTGTATCTTCATGCCTGGtcactaatccaggtaagacaatcgAAGAAGGtataatcggttcatctggatacagcgtttatcgaCGGATACACCTTCACCGCCGGCGAGCAGGAATGCGAGcaggagagctgagcacgtaagtctcttcctgccagtacatagcctctccaacagcaagccctatgtagtgcctcctcgtggcgacacacggtaactgggtacaccttggaccctggctggactacaagggactcggaggagatcTGGCCTCTAgatgtgcggtacgcaggccccaccggtgtgtggatattccctgatgcccacgaaccagcccccagctatggggtaaatagtgccactgcttagtggatacctcgggggaggaataggctccaggagtaaacccctacagaaaatcaacatccacagtgctgttgtgttttgtttttcttgcccttgtgtatctgtctaagtgggatagtaaacatggccattgtaactctagtcacacccatatttgcatatgaaactggttgttggttttggtcgttatcgGGAATCAGGAGCATTTACTTGTCATTTCATCCCATGCACCTGCGTACGTGAAATGACATGAAATAtcagttcccccagcccacagaagtgcaacacaaagacgaaaacacataTATAGAACACATATGtacaaactccaaaaaaaaattaccaaaacacatgtatccaacataTGCTACtgtgttgcttataagggtggggatacctgtagagGTCCcttagttgagcgatgaaacgtatctgtcgataaacgatgtatccagatgaactgattcaaccgtctttgatatTTGCGCGATAGTTGTTCCTGAATTTCTCCCTGTATGTCTGGCCCCCATGGAAACATGTAATTTATAATTATTTTCACTCAATTTGCCTCCGCTCTCTGCAGCCAGCATCCTGCAGAAAGATATTACCATGAAGATGTGACGCGAGCTCAGTCTTTGAAGTTGAGTCATTACTGACAATTTTGTACTATGTACAGAATGTTATGATAAATAAAATGTTTCTACTGTCATCTGTATCGTTGTAGTTCGTCGAAATCTGATGCCcataattggatttttttttgtgtcccaAGACTCCGAATAAAGCGGTAAGAAGATTTAAGGtactacaaacaaacaaacaaacaaacaccactaGCTGAAAACTGGCACCTAGAAGCAGCCTTTCCTGGCCCCACCAACAACGCTAGTTCCTTCTCACCTCTTTGTAGACCTCTGTGTCCTCCGCCGTCTCTGGTAGGCTGTTGGTATGGGCTGACGTGACCAGCGATTCTGATCCAGGCCTGAGTGTCACAGCAGGGCTCCCATCGACCACACTCGGCAAAGCCAGAACAAAGAGGATCCACAGACTCATAGTAGACAATGTCCAGAAAACTTTAGGCATGTAGTAAAACTCTAATgccagaggaggagaagaagagaggaattGTAGACCACCTCTGATTGCAAGGCACGCAATGAAATGAATCTTCTTCCAGTGGGTAGTTATgcaagagagggaggaggggaaggCGAGAGAAGAGGCTGTCCAGACCCAGCTGTCTTTTCGAGTACACTGTGTTTGTCTTTAGCCCAAACACACTGCTTGATTTTATCTGGTTCTGCTCCTTACGTGCTCTGATGCAGATGCCCAGAAATGACTACCCCCTTACAGAGTCCCGACCCTGGCTGAGCAACTGATTATCTCAGCAACACTTCCCATTAAAAGCTCCTCTTGCTGAAGCAAGTGGGGTTGGTATGCTAATTTGGTAAGTTTCCTCCACAGATTGCAAACCTGCAAGTAAATGTTGCAGATGCTCCCCTTCAGTTCGGCCTCCCTTCTTTGCGGTCGATTTCACACAAAACTTGGAGCCATTTCAGACTTTTAATCGGAGGACAACGTTATCAGGAAGGCTTAGCAAACACTGTAAGGGAAATGACTTGGCTGTTCACCACGGCTCTTGGCTTATGTCAGCTGGGTGACTGATAAGGTTAGTTCAGATACTGCGGAGGATGTAATTTTTTTGTCTTGTCAGAGGACACAGAGAACAATAAGGAACAGGAGAACCTTGTTCCTGATAAGGTTGAAGAATCAGTCAGAATTTTGCTATGATAGTTCAGAAAAGTGCTGCacgtttcctttcttttcttttttggacatTGGATTATGTATCATAACTACCCTATACAAGACGGTATTGGACTCCCTTCTATAATATATGTCCTTTGAAGACACCAACAAAATTTGGCTCCATAGGTTTTCATGCAATAATATTCCTAAAACAGCACTGGTATTTTGCTAAGCATTTGTCAATCAACTCTGTAAGacgcacaaaaacaaaacaagaaaacagcCAGAAACAGGATTTGCTGACGGTTTCTTAATATTTCATTCATAAAAGTCATTCAACATATCGGTGGAATAATTCTATCATGTTTAACAAGGAGAGCTGCAGTCGAGTCCTAAGAATGATGCATTAAAAACATCAAATGCTGGACTACTGATGATAACGGTCACATTTCATAGTGGAGAGGACACCGTGCAATGTCTTTTTACTGTGCATGTATTTTTCAACTAACAAGGCATTTCTAAATGCCCTCGTAAATTCACTGCTGCCATACTGACATCACCTTGATCATCTTGTATATTTGATGAAGCATGGATGGAGTTGAAAAGATAACCATGATGGGAGTAGGATATGAGACAGTTTCTGTTCTGCAATGACCCGCTAACACTGGAGGTTGCGGTCACGATACGGAGCACAGCCCTCTTAGCTtgtgcctctctcgctctctccagtgACATTGCTCTCTGGGACGTGTTGAATCTGGCTTATCGTTTCTACTGCGACAACTCTGGCCTGTCGGAAGTATGTTGTCcacctgagtgtgtgtgttacactTCTGACAGCTTTTACTGACCTGATTGTCCTTTCTGAACGGCATGCTCTGGGGGAGGTTATCAATAAGCTCATAGAGGGTGAAAATGCTGAAGGAAATTTCATCATAGGCTGTCCTGGTGCCACATTCAAACAGGCAGGCGAAGGCAACAGCGGGCGGGGCGCCGGGCGAGGATGATAACTCCATATATGCTAAGTCGGAGTAGGCGCTAGGACCCTCGTAGATCACCCAGGGCCCGGACCAGCTGTCTGGGTCACGGGGGAACAGGCTGAGGAAAACCCCAAGGTCCTTGCGTGAGTTGGGCCATGTTGGGTGAGAGTATACCACCCAAGTGGGAGTAAGGAAGTTTTGAGGGTTGCTGCGGTTGGGCGATAGGTGGGTGGTAGCTAAGGAAGGTGACTGTGCAGGGGTTGTAGTAATGGTAGGGGTGGTGGTGTTAATGTTTGAAGCAGTAGAGGAATCTTGGATGGAGTTACTGCAGCTGGAGTTGGCAGTGATTTTGGCGGTTCTCGAACTAGTGTGAGAAACAATAGGCGTTATGTTGTTAGCAGTTGTGTTATGCGCAGTGGTTGGTGTGGAGCGGCTCGGCTGTTTCATGAAAGATGTCCAGTGCTTGGTGTGAGCAAGGTGGAGGGGGCAGGAAAAATGATGGTTGTCAGGATGGCATAGATGTATAGGGGCAGGAAATCCGACGATACTTCCGTGGCAACCGTTTCGAGGCTCCACAAGCCGCtgcaccagttgtccttcctgaAACACTGCTCCATCGTCCAGACTGAGGGCTTGGACCCGGCAGCCCAGAGGGCTTCGGGCATTACAGTACAACACATTGGTCCCATCTTCTTCATCCACCGACACCATCTGGCACTCCACGCTTTCGGGCCCGGGCACCGCCTCTCCAAACCGCCAGGTACGCCCGTGGGTGTCGCTATGGAAACAGAAGGCGCGTGGGGTGGTCTGGCTTAACTGGCCAAAGCACTGTTTACAATCAATGTGGTAGGCATAGGCTGGAATCAGTAGACGCCCTGACTTCAGCTGGATTCCGTGGCCGGGGCCCAGGGCAAAGGTGGCCCAGTCTGTAAGGGTGGAGAAGAGGTTGTGGTTGTTGGGGCATGCAAGTATAATAATAAAGATGTGATGGTGCCACTATAAACAGCCTGTAAGGTTGGATAAATAGGGTGATAGCAATGAGCATCGTAGTAAACTTGAGCATATCGATGCCCTTCCCTTACCTTTAATCGTGTCACCTATGACCTGCTTGGTAAGGTCGGTGACTGGACCCCAGGTGTCCCCATTGTCAGTGCTGGAGACGTAGCAGAGGCGTGTTACATTTTTCCCCGTCACCAGCTGGTAGGATTCAGAGGTGTGGCCCAGAACGGCGATGAAAAACAAGAAGAGCGTCCCCGTGAACTCGTCATACACCGGGCACGGGTTCATGGACCGGTGGCCTGCCAGAAAAGCAGTGCCCACAACACGCATGTCTTCCCACTAAATAGCAAACCAAGAGACAGGAGGGATCAGAGAAAGGACGATAAACGAAAAGGGAAATTGAGATGGGTAAGAAAACAGGTCA
This DNA window, taken from Lampris incognitus isolate fLamInc1 chromosome 7, fLamInc1.hap2, whole genome shotgun sequence, encodes the following:
- the lxn gene encoding latexin isoform X1, which codes for MPKVFWTLSTMSLWILFVLALPSVVDGSPAVTLRPGSESLVTSAHTNSLPETAEDTEVYKEGGAVIEEGLEADAMATGELNPSHYHAQRAAKVVQHYLNTRHSSPYRRFELLRVHKANAEEVAGSGRKYHLEISLQETTSNTTAKCSAEVVFPVGEGQTPPQVQASCGDLSKINTMVQEEALYQQYKMSHAPLTAHNLPDSDGHIDPSMKPFWYLGGVAASFIMLKESNESTLYNMAQVANVTQLETENNQLRFNYHVLVHDLVSQEIGHWKLLVSWSPPEGVKVLQMEELPKCDCEAPPLNAN
- the lxn gene encoding latexin isoform X2, encoding MATGELNPSHYHAQRAAKVVQHYLNTRHSSPYRRFELLRVHKANAEEVAGSGRKYHLEISLQETTSNTTAKCSAEVVFPVGEGQTPPQVQASCGDLSKINTMVQEEALYQQYKMSHAPLTAHNLPDSDGHIDPSMKPFWYLGGVAASFIMLKESNESTLYNMAQVANVTQLETENNQLRFNYHVLVHDLVSQEIGHWKLLVSWSPPEGVKVLQMEELPKCDCEAPPLNAN
- the neu4 gene encoding sialidase-4; translated protein: MRSPYFPARSVLFHKEANGVTYRVPALLYVPRSSSFLAFCEERLSPSDSQAHLLVMRRGTFYRNYVEWEDMRVVGTAFLAGHRSMNPCPVYDEFTGTLFLFFIAVLGHTSESYQLVTGKNVTRLCYVSSTDNGDTWGPVTDLTKQVIGDTIKDWATFALGPGHGIQLKSGRLLIPAYAYHIDCKQCFGQLSQTTPRAFCFHSDTHGRTWRFGEAVPGPESVECQMVSVDEEDGTNVLYCNARSPLGCRVQALSLDDGAVFQEGQLVQRLVEPRNGCHGSIVGFPAPIHLASNINTTTPTITTTPAQSPSLATTHLSPNRSNPQNFLTPTWVVYSHPTWPNSRKDLGVFLSLFPRDPDSWSGPWVIYEGPSAYSDLAYMELSSSPGAPPAVAFACLFECGTRTAYDEISFSIFTLYELIDNLPQSMPFRKDNQS